A genomic stretch from Vibrio cortegadensis includes:
- a CDS encoding ParE family toxin-like protein, which produces MKRHKVIVQDKVSVELVITKAPINIISKIKGLLVRLVNNDIVNGMRPKVIKRDRRWLSYRVNRKYRIVVLRKSCRVGPYYCFNHAEFDRWVNHHQPK; this is translated from the coding sequence ATGAAACGTCACAAAGTTATTGTTCAAGACAAAGTAAGCGTTGAATTAGTAATTACAAAGGCACCAATAAACATCATTTCAAAAATTAAGGGTTTGCTCGTTAGGCTAGTAAACAACGATATCGTGAATGGAATGCGTCCCAAAGTAATTAAACGAGATAGGCGTTGGTTGAGTTACAGGGTTAATAGGAAATATCGGATTGTGGTTTTGAGAAAATCGTGCCGCGTTGGTCCTTACTATTGTTTCAATCATGCAGAGTTCGATCGCTGGGTAAATCATCACCAGCCCAAATAA
- a CDS encoding RDD family protein yields MDRYSNFWRRTFAFFIDGLVLLPFEWIGDYILSSGANPFGVLFWGIFYSTLGVAYYVILHALFGQTVGKWILKIKVLDLSEERILTFRQSLMRDIAPLIMLPFSFYFYTQIAFNGQSPESLGTQPLPHFIGLVTLTWGAIEILSMLSNAKQRAIHDFIARSVIVKV; encoded by the coding sequence ATGGACAGATATTCGAATTTTTGGCGAAGAACATTTGCATTTTTTATCGATGGGCTTGTACTTCTACCGTTTGAATGGATTGGTGATTACATTCTCTCGTCAGGCGCTAATCCATTTGGGGTTCTATTTTGGGGGATATTTTATTCGACTCTTGGGGTCGCTTATTACGTCATACTGCACGCACTATTTGGACAAACGGTTGGGAAGTGGATTTTGAAAATAAAAGTTCTCGATCTCTCAGAGGAGAGAATATTAACTTTTCGACAATCACTGATGAGAGATATTGCACCTCTAATAATGTTGCCATTCTCTTTTTATTTTTATACTCAAATAGCCTTTAACGGGCAAAGCCCAGAGAGCCTAGGAACTCAACCATTACCACACTTCATTGGTCTTGTAACACTTACGTGGGGGGCTATAGAAATACTATCGATGCTTTCCAACGCAAAACAACGCGCTATTCATGATTTTATAGCGAGATCTGTGATCGTAAAAGTGTAG
- a CDS encoding alpha/beta hydrolase yields the protein MNKKMISLSVLLGLTSFGATANNIDAHEKFRGEQSLEADQSKWFRELRMDNWNTIVPEQEIRSILDKIDSGETLRDFKNTNEAGHWTYEFTQAADVFAKSASDYDSYRKASMMYLIASYPNHLTDHEHNAIERSLEMYLKAESLSKTIDIERVEMPLADGGTITGLLHVPKGAKKPGVILYTGGVDKILTEHRESIDGLLKQGFAVLTFDIPGGGLNNNIIIELGKEDQAHQAALAYVKSNSKLDSSNVGALSSSGGGVPLLTFILNTPELKAGVARCAVVTDVLTDTQVFHHAPLMSSMSYGYRVGVKDVSNLDSYGEWTIPLALKTKGFKTNETDVPVLAINTKDDMVNPPEEMKYTAGLSTKGEVAYYGNSGHCPDGPEAEQAIISFFDKYM from the coding sequence ATGAATAAAAAAATGATATCCCTAAGTGTATTACTTGGCCTAACCTCATTTGGTGCAACAGCAAACAACATCGACGCACATGAAAAATTCCGTGGTGAACAATCACTAGAGGCAGATCAGTCTAAGTGGTTCCGCGAGCTAAGAATGGATAATTGGAACACAATCGTACCTGAGCAAGAAATTCGGAGCATTCTCGATAAAATCGACTCTGGTGAAACACTGCGCGATTTTAAAAACACCAACGAAGCTGGTCACTGGACTTATGAGTTCACTCAAGCAGCAGACGTTTTTGCAAAATCAGCAAGCGACTATGACTCATACCGCAAAGCATCAATGATGTATTTGATTGCATCATACCCAAACCATCTAACTGACCACGAGCATAACGCAATTGAACGCTCTCTAGAAATGTACCTTAAAGCAGAGTCATTGAGTAAAACTATTGATATCGAGCGTGTAGAAATGCCACTTGCTGACGGTGGTACTATCACAGGTCTTTTACATGTTCCAAAGGGTGCGAAAAAACCTGGCGTCATTCTTTACACTGGTGGCGTGGATAAAATCCTAACAGAACATCGCGAATCAATTGACGGCTTGCTAAAACAAGGCTTTGCTGTTCTAACTTTTGATATTCCTGGTGGCGGTTTAAATAACAACATCATTATTGAACTTGGTAAAGAAGATCAAGCTCACCAAGCCGCTCTAGCCTATGTGAAATCAAACTCAAAGCTAGACAGCAGTAATGTTGGTGCTCTAAGTTCATCTGGTGGCGGTGTTCCACTACTGACATTCATTCTTAATACACCTGAGCTAAAAGCAGGCGTGGCACGTTGTGCAGTGGTAACGGACGTTCTTACTGATACACAAGTATTCCACCATGCTCCATTAATGTCATCGATGTCTTACGGTTACCGAGTTGGAGTTAAAGATGTCAGCAATCTTGACTCTTATGGCGAATGGACGATTCCGCTAGCTCTTAAGACGAAAGGCTTCAAAACCAATGAAACAGATGTTCCTGTATTGGCAATCAACACCAAAGATGACATGGTCAACCCGCCAGAAGAAATGAAATATACTGCGGGGCTTTCAACAAAAGGCGAAGTGGCATACTACGGTAACTCTGGACACTGCCCTGATGGCCCAGAAGCAGAGCAAGCTATCATTAGCTTCTTTGACAAATACATGTAA
- a CDS encoding viperin family antiviral radical SAM protein: MKPVNQLVINYHITEKCNYDCHYCYAKWEKINELHYDLNNMKRVLDKLAAYFFSPNPTQTKLKYQSVRLNFAGGEPLLLKQRFFDALDYAIELGFDVSLITNGHLISDEFITEHVHKLQLLGISYDSEDYNRQRNIGRSTRSGKTLTSKRLKSIFQQIKLLSPSTELKINTVVNQYNTEENLSKLIAELKPNKWKVLRVLPVFEKIETISDQQFSRFVERHQSVAQYMSVENNDSMTNSYLMLGPDGFFFQNGNEDQGYFKSRSLLTTPVEIALAETGFDAEKFALRY, from the coding sequence ATGAAACCAGTTAATCAATTAGTAATTAATTACCACATCACCGAGAAATGTAACTACGACTGCCACTATTGTTATGCCAAGTGGGAGAAAATTAACGAGTTGCATTATGACCTCAATAATATGAAGCGGGTCTTAGACAAGCTCGCTGCTTACTTCTTTTCACCAAATCCGACTCAAACAAAGCTTAAGTATCAAAGCGTACGGCTCAACTTTGCAGGTGGAGAACCGTTATTACTTAAACAACGATTTTTTGATGCTTTAGATTATGCTATCGAGCTTGGCTTCGACGTTTCCCTAATTACTAACGGTCACTTGATCTCGGATGAGTTCATCACCGAGCATGTTCACAAACTTCAGTTGTTAGGCATTAGTTACGATTCTGAAGATTACAACAGACAACGCAACATTGGCCGAAGTACACGTTCAGGTAAAACCCTGACCTCCAAACGTCTAAAGTCAATTTTTCAACAAATCAAGCTGCTCTCCCCAAGCACTGAGCTCAAGATTAATACTGTAGTCAATCAATACAATACTGAAGAGAACCTCTCAAAGTTAATCGCTGAACTTAAGCCAAATAAATGGAAGGTTCTTCGCGTACTGCCCGTATTCGAGAAAATCGAGACTATTAGCGACCAACAGTTTTCTCGCTTTGTAGAGCGTCATCAGTCGGTTGCGCAGTATATGTCTGTTGAGAACAACGACTCAATGACAAATTCTTACCTAATGCTCGGTCCGGATGGATTTTTTTTCCAAAATGGGAATGAAGACCAAGGCTATTTTAAGAGCCGATCTTTGCTTACAACACCGGTCGAGATTGCTCTTGCAGAAACGGGTTTCGATGCCGAAAAATTTGCTTTGCGTTACTAG
- a CDS encoding deoxynucleoside kinase: MNKFIVFEGSDACGKTTLSQMFAEDTSTVVHTAVVDQAASLRETIDDFESKESAFLFFLLNNFLKSNEVASALDTENVVLDRYLFSTLAYQSILLGKETVKGVFDALNVAKKIVLPDLVVFVKADTETIDGRIDRRGGKLQWYGDEVTQKHSVEVAYQTIFEWFDIPIIEIDTSDKLGLAVEENYQRMKGLIADALEEQVTS, from the coding sequence ATGAACAAATTTATCGTATTTGAAGGCTCAGACGCCTGTGGGAAAACTACGTTGAGCCAAATGTTCGCAGAAGATACAAGCACCGTAGTGCATACAGCTGTGGTTGATCAGGCCGCTAGTCTTAGAGAAACCATTGACGATTTTGAGTCAAAAGAGAGCGCATTTCTTTTCTTTCTGTTAAATAATTTTTTGAAGAGCAATGAAGTTGCTAGTGCGCTCGATACGGAAAACGTGGTACTAGATAGATATCTGTTTTCTACGTTGGCATACCAGAGTATTCTGCTTGGTAAAGAGACCGTCAAAGGTGTGTTTGACGCACTCAATGTGGCAAAGAAAATTGTGCTCCCGGATTTGGTCGTCTTTGTAAAGGCTGACACCGAGACCATTGATGGCAGAATTGATCGCCGTGGCGGAAAACTGCAATGGTATGGAGATGAAGTCACACAAAAACACTCGGTGGAAGTCGCGTACCAAACGATTTTTGAATGGTTTGATATCCCTATTATAGAAATTGATACCTCTGACAAGTTAGGGCTGGCAGTAGAAGAGAACTATCAGCGCATGAAAGGGTTGATAGCCGACGCACTTGAAGAACAGGTCACCTCATAA
- a CDS encoding DoxX family protein, producing MSIIQGLLITFFLFASSIKIFGWIKPVFEPQLAFFHKYGLNRALMVAVGVIEAIGAIGMLVGMITEESLLNSLGAGLIALTSVGAMYFHFKFDTWKEAIPSMLTLLLSLLLLSSLLEMLISR from the coding sequence ATGTCGATTATTCAAGGGTTGCTGATTACATTTTTTTTGTTTGCAAGTTCCATTAAAATATTTGGATGGATCAAGCCCGTATTTGAACCTCAATTAGCCTTCTTTCATAAGTATGGCCTTAACCGAGCTTTAATGGTTGCCGTTGGGGTAATTGAAGCTATCGGTGCAATAGGAATGCTCGTAGGAATGATTACGGAAGAGTCGTTGCTAAATTCTCTAGGTGCAGGGTTAATTGCGTTAACTTCTGTGGGAGCAATGTACTTCCATTTCAAATTTGATACTTGGAAAGAAGCCATTCCTTCAATGTTAACACTACTACTTTCTCTGCTGCTGCTTTCGTCGTTACTAGAAATGCTGATTAGCCGTTAG
- a CDS encoding LysR family transcriptional regulator, which produces MDKIQCLTVFTRVAFHGTFTAAANELNITQSAVSKKIAWLEKEIGITLFHRHSRAISLTNGGKQYLKLAIKLTEELSTFESQLRQEQTIVSGKLKLSVPSAFSVRLLSSPLNEFMNLNPNLTVDVSVSDKLVNLVEDEIDIAIRASYLKDSGLKAKWLMDNELVYFASVDYLASHPPIMKARDLEQHKCLTYALSNPSNLWRFYDGKEELRIKVHERIRSDNPEMLVKMAKLGQGVTGMPKWMVEKELKSNELKIILDQYQPFKLPMYLIYKDVDHQPQSIRSFIDFLSDYFFRNEKR; this is translated from the coding sequence ATGGATAAAATTCAATGCTTAACTGTTTTTACCCGCGTTGCTTTTCATGGAACATTTACGGCTGCTGCAAATGAACTAAATATCACTCAAAGCGCTGTGAGCAAGAAGATAGCTTGGTTAGAGAAAGAGATTGGTATCACATTATTCCACCGTCATTCTCGTGCAATCAGCCTTACAAACGGTGGGAAACAATATTTGAAGTTAGCGATAAAGCTGACTGAAGAGTTGAGTACATTTGAATCTCAGTTAAGGCAAGAACAAACTATTGTATCGGGTAAATTGAAACTATCAGTACCTAGTGCATTTAGCGTGCGTTTGCTTTCTTCACCACTCAACGAGTTTATGAATTTGAACCCTAATTTAACCGTTGATGTGTCGGTATCAGATAAGTTAGTTAATTTGGTTGAAGATGAGATTGATATTGCAATTCGAGCAAGTTATCTCAAAGATTCGGGGTTAAAAGCTAAGTGGCTGATGGACAATGAGCTTGTCTATTTTGCGTCAGTCGATTATTTAGCGAGCCATCCGCCAATTATGAAAGCAAGGGATTTGGAGCAGCATAAGTGCCTTACCTATGCCCTATCTAACCCATCAAACTTGTGGCGATTTTATGATGGAAAAGAAGAGCTAAGAATAAAAGTGCATGAGCGAATTAGAAGTGACAATCCCGAAATGTTAGTGAAGATGGCAAAACTTGGCCAGGGTGTGACTGGAATGCCTAAGTGGATGGTAGAAAAAGAACTAAAATCAAATGAGCTAAAAATAATATTGGATCAGTATCAGCCTTTTAAATTGCCTATGTATCTAATTTATAAAGATGTAGATCACCAACCACAAAGTATTCGTTCCTTTATAGATTTTCTATCCGATTACTTCTTTCGAAATGAAAAAAGATAG
- a CDS encoding phytanoyl-CoA dioxygenase family protein — MVENSQQLSHRYDEHGYFVIRNYFDEAQIASLRDVVLKFHEAWKADNEEFYQEEAFNSSLITGSEYLPTDDRTVLFDFISSKKVMDIVDAVLPNNPAFMNTQLFFNPMNPQQKDFWHRDCQYDYDIDDQMNVIMETQVLHLRVPLFDELGMELIPGTHKRWDNEEEFNVRQEVNGKVSSDSISSGKPIPLAAGDLLVFSADMIHRGRYGLDRLALDILIFDSAADYVDYVDDDCLPTPAILSNIADPRLFMNTLHLKSTSTT, encoded by the coding sequence GTGGTAGAAAACAGCCAACAATTAAGTCACCGTTACGATGAACACGGTTACTTTGTTATCAGAAATTATTTCGATGAAGCTCAAATTGCATCACTTAGAGATGTTGTACTGAAATTTCATGAAGCATGGAAAGCAGACAACGAAGAGTTCTATCAAGAAGAAGCATTTAACTCCTCTTTAATTACGGGTAGCGAATACTTACCCACCGACGATAGAACCGTATTGTTTGACTTCATCAGCTCAAAAAAAGTGATGGACATAGTCGATGCGGTGCTACCAAACAACCCTGCTTTTATGAACACTCAACTGTTCTTCAACCCTATGAACCCACAACAAAAAGACTTCTGGCATCGTGACTGTCAGTACGACTACGACATTGATGACCAAATGAACGTCATCATGGAAACCCAAGTATTGCACCTTCGTGTGCCCTTATTTGATGAACTCGGTATGGAGCTTATCCCTGGTACGCACAAACGCTGGGACAACGAAGAAGAGTTCAATGTTCGCCAAGAAGTGAATGGTAAAGTGAGCAGCGACAGCATCTCTAGCGGTAAGCCGATACCGTTAGCCGCAGGAGACTTGCTGGTATTTTCAGCGGATATGATCCACCGAGGTCGATACGGGTTAGATCGATTGGCATTGGATATTTTAATCTTTGATTCGGCGGCAGACTATGTCGACTACGTTGATGATGATTGCTTGCCAACTCCAGCAATCCTGAGCAATATTGCCGACCCAAGACTGTTTATGAACACCTTACACCTGAAATCGACAAGCACGACCTGA
- a CDS encoding MFS transporter has product MTVKEVLQIGNVRYFLMFRCSYFARFYYPVFTLLYLDYGLTLSQFAMLNVVWAATIVLAEVPSGAFADTLGRKKLVVLSSIVMFIEIAMIAFVPTGNPNLVFIVFLVNRVLSGLAMALASGADEALAYDTLKEQGKEEAWPQVLQIQIRIASTVGIFVTLLGAAMYDVNFMATVYSFLGLNEPEKTQDIMRIPVYATLFVAMLAFYAAINMKEDNKTLPIHHSKLATTIASLKLTLNTGKWVLSTPYVLFILLYYSLFEHTSRMFLTMNSQYYRAIDIPIIYFGLIGAGISVLQIVLAGQSRKLAERMDPKTFIFVMGLATMVTYYCISLGWSIYGVIPALVLIFIIMTMNIFISYHLNKKTESNNRATVLSFKGLMFNLGYGSIGILYAYYYKLLSQNYTEQEMEQNLDFLASLSSFFYYFTFLFVSISTLFYFKNKKEPIFQESSDN; this is encoded by the coding sequence ATGACGGTCAAAGAAGTCCTTCAAATCGGCAATGTCCGCTACTTCCTCATGTTTCGATGCAGCTACTTTGCGCGTTTTTACTATCCTGTATTCACCTTACTCTATTTAGATTACGGGCTAACCCTATCTCAATTTGCGATGCTTAATGTAGTTTGGGCTGCCACCATCGTACTTGCTGAGGTGCCATCAGGGGCATTTGCCGATACTTTAGGGCGCAAAAAGCTCGTGGTTCTATCTTCGATTGTCATGTTTATCGAAATCGCGATGATTGCCTTTGTGCCGACTGGAAACCCCAACTTGGTATTCATTGTATTTTTAGTCAACCGAGTATTAAGTGGCTTAGCAATGGCGCTGGCAAGCGGTGCCGATGAAGCGCTAGCTTACGACACATTAAAAGAGCAAGGTAAAGAGGAGGCGTGGCCGCAAGTCTTACAGATCCAAATTCGCATCGCTTCGACTGTCGGTATTTTTGTTACCTTATTAGGGGCAGCAATGTATGACGTGAACTTTATGGCGACCGTCTACTCGTTTCTTGGATTAAACGAGCCAGAAAAGACTCAAGACATCATGCGTATACCTGTTTACGCCACCCTCTTTGTTGCAATGCTCGCCTTTTATGCTGCGATCAATATGAAAGAAGACAACAAAACACTGCCAATACATCACAGCAAATTAGCGACCACCATCGCCAGCCTTAAATTAACGCTAAATACGGGGAAATGGGTACTTTCCACACCGTATGTGCTGTTCATATTGCTCTACTACAGTTTATTCGAACACACATCGCGGATGTTTTTAACCATGAACAGCCAATACTATCGCGCCATTGATATACCCATTATCTATTTCGGTCTTATTGGAGCGGGGATCAGTGTGCTACAAATAGTACTAGCAGGACAAAGCCGTAAGTTAGCTGAGCGGATGGACCCAAAAACGTTTATCTTTGTCATGGGTTTAGCAACGATGGTAACCTATTATTGCATAAGTTTAGGGTGGTCGATTTACGGGGTAATACCTGCATTAGTGCTAATTTTTATCATCATGACAATGAACATTTTTATTAGTTACCATCTTAATAAAAAGACCGAGTCAAACAACAGAGCAACCGTTCTAAGCTTCAAAGGGTTAATGTTTAATCTTGGATACGGTTCTATAGGTATTTTGTACGCCTACTACTACAAATTGCTGTCTCAGAACTACACCGAACAAGAGATGGAACAAAACCTTGATTTCTTAGCTTCACTGTCTTCGTTCTTCTACTACTTCACCTTTTTGTTTGTTTCGATCAGCACTCTGTTCTATTTCAAAAACAAGAAAGAACCGATATTTCAAGAATCTAGCGATAACTAA